Sequence from the Rhizobium etli CFN 42 genome:
GCTGCCCGGCGCGGCCTTCAACCATACGACACTGGCGCTCGACGCCGCGCTTGCCGGCCAGGGCGTCGTCCTCGCCTGCCGGGCCTTCGTCATGGCCGATCTCGAAGCAGGGCGGCTGGTGCGGGTGACGGATGCGACGGCGACCATCGGACCCGATTACTTCCTCGTACGCAAACGCTCGTCATCGCCGCGAAAGGCCGTCGATGCCGTCTGGGACTGGTGTGCGGCGCAGTTGTCGCTGCCGCCGGCTTCGTCGTCGGGGAGAGAGCACCATGGACGATGATATCGAAGACTTGAAACGCATTTACGACCGCTTCAATGCACGGGATATTGATGGCGTGTTGACAGTCCTTGCCGCGGACGTCGCTTGGGCCAACGGGATGGAGGGTGGTCACGTCCACGGGCACGAAGCGGTTCGCGCCTATTGGACCCGCCAGTGGGCGTTGATCAATCCCCACGTTGAACCGGCGGGCTTTCACCGGAGTGCTGACGGCGCGATCGTCGCTGACGTTCACCAACTGGTCCGCGATCTCCAGGGCACGCTTCTTCAGGACAAGATGGTCGCACATGTCTTCCGCTTCCGGGAAGGGAAGATTGTTCGCTTCGACATCCGGGACGTCTCGTGACGGACGGGGCTGAGTCCTTAAATCGCAAAGGCGGAAGTCACAGCCGGGCGCGGCAGACCGGAAAGCCGATGAAGCTATGCCGGAATCCGCTCAGCGGTATCAGTTTAAACTGCCAGGTGCGGCACGCGCTGT
This genomic interval carries:
- a CDS encoding nuclear transport factor 2 family protein produces the protein MDDDIEDLKRIYDRFNARDIDGVLTVLAADVAWANGMEGGHVHGHEAVRAYWTRQWALINPHVEPAGFHRSADGAIVADVHQLVRDLQGTLLQDKMVAHVFRFREGKIVRFDIRDVS